A single genomic interval of Nostoc commune NIES-4072 harbors:
- a CDS encoding DUF427 domain-containing protein, translated as MRPNPIVPKPGQESVWDYPRPARLEDSNKSIRIICNGTVLAETIKAKRVLETSHPPVYYLPSEDIKLEYLIETPKKTWCEWKGKCQYYDISIGEKYINNAAWRYIEPTPDFVTIQEYYAFYPSLMDACYVNDELVMSQPGDFYGGWITADIVGPFKGSPGTMGW; from the coding sequence ATGAGGCCAAATCCAATCGTACCAAAACCAGGTCAAGAATCAGTTTGGGATTATCCTCGTCCGGCTCGTTTAGAAGATAGCAACAAATCAATTCGGATAATTTGTAATGGTACTGTTTTAGCAGAAACAATTAAAGCTAAAAGAGTTTTAGAAACTAGCCATCCTCCGGTTTATTACCTTCCTTCAGAAGATATTAAACTAGAATATCTCATTGAAACACCTAAAAAAACTTGGTGTGAATGGAAAGGTAAGTGTCAATATTATGATATCAGCATCGGTGAAAAGTATATAAATAACGCTGCTTGGCGATATATTGAACCCACACCTGATTTTGTAACGATTCAAGAATACTACGCTTTTTACCCTAGTTTAATGGATGCTTGCTATGTAAATGATGAGCTAGTTATGTCTCAACCTGGCGATTTTTACGGGGGATGGATTACTGCTGATATTGTCGGGCCATTTAAAGGTAGCCCTGGAACAATGGGGTGGTAA
- the ilvC gene encoding ketol-acid reductoisomerase, protein MARMYYDEDANLDLLAGKTIAIIGYGSQGHAHALNLKDSGLNVIVGLYPGSKSVAKAEAAGLTVKNVADAANAADFIMILLPDEVQKTIYKNEIEPNLEEGNVLAFAHGFNIHFGQVVPPANVDVVMVAPKGPGHLVRRTYEGGEGVPALFAVYQDASGQARDRAMSYAKGIGGTRAGVLETTFREETETDLFGEQAVLCGGLSALIKAGFETLVEAGYQPELAYFECLHEVKLIVDLVVEGGLAKMRDSISNTAEYGDYTRGPRIVTEQTKAEMQKILSEIQSGQFAREFVLENQSGKPGFTAMRRKEAEHKIEEVGKDLRAMFSWLKKA, encoded by the coding sequence ATGGCCCGGATGTATTATGACGAAGATGCCAATTTAGACCTTTTGGCTGGAAAAACTATTGCTATCATCGGCTATGGTTCTCAAGGTCATGCCCACGCTCTCAATCTCAAAGATAGTGGTTTGAATGTGATTGTGGGACTATATCCGGGTAGTAAGTCAGTAGCAAAAGCTGAAGCTGCTGGGTTAACTGTGAAGAATGTTGCAGATGCTGCCAATGCTGCTGACTTTATCATGATTTTGTTACCTGATGAAGTCCAAAAAACTATTTACAAAAACGAGATTGAACCAAATCTCGAAGAAGGGAATGTGTTGGCTTTTGCCCACGGCTTCAATATTCACTTTGGGCAAGTTGTACCACCAGCTAACGTAGATGTGGTGATGGTAGCACCCAAAGGGCCGGGGCATTTGGTACGCCGGACTTATGAAGGTGGTGAAGGTGTACCAGCCCTGTTTGCAGTTTATCAAGATGCTAGCGGTCAGGCACGCGATCGCGCCATGTCTTACGCTAAAGGTATCGGTGGAACTCGCGCTGGTGTTCTCGAAACTACTTTCCGCGAAGAAACCGAAACAGATTTATTTGGCGAACAAGCGGTATTGTGCGGTGGTTTGAGTGCTTTAATCAAAGCCGGATTTGAAACTTTGGTAGAAGCTGGTTATCAACCAGAATTGGCTTATTTTGAATGTCTGCATGAAGTCAAGCTGATTGTTGACTTGGTTGTAGAAGGCGGTTTAGCTAAAATGCGCGACAGCATTTCTAACACTGCTGAGTATGGCGATTATACTCGTGGGCCGCGGATTGTGACTGAACAAACCAAAGCTGAAATGCAGAAGATTCTTAGCGAAATTCAATCTGGACAATTTGCACGAGAATTCGTTTTAGAAAACCAATCTGGTAAACCAGGATTTACCGCCATGCGTCGCAAAGAAGCTGAACACAAAATTGAAGAAGTCGGCAAAGATTTACGCGCTATGTTTAGCTGGTTGAAAAAAGCTTAA
- a CDS encoding plasmid partition protein ParG, translating into MHISITDDLKKRFHATCVMRGKKMSQIVIELIEQWLETNKVSQAGEIKR; encoded by the coding sequence ATGCACATTAGCATCACAGATGACTTAAAGAAACGGTTCCATGCTACCTGTGTCATGCGGGGTAAGAAGATGAGCCAAATAGTAATTGAGTTAATCGAGCAATGGCTCGAAACCAACAAGGTTTCCCAAGCTGGGGAGATAAAAAGATAA
- a CDS encoding CHAT domain-containing protein, whose product MVQTILILAANPQGTKPLRLDEEVREIDAGLQRAKQREQFVLEQKWAVRPRDIQRAMLDNNPSIVHFSGHGTGDEGLVFEDEIGSAKLVDGEALAGLFELFAEQVECVVLNGCYSEVQALAIAQQINYVIGMKKAIGDKAAIEFAVGFYDALGAGRSVEFAHKLGCAAIRLAGIPEQLTPVLKKKPNIQKAVSIEEQPPITNEPAPEELNDSDKELLTELLIRSRRAEYSARKALCIRIGIESNQLGFLRQSTDADFALELIDYLYTTDDKQALGKICSELEVVFQRGKYSADLKNLKSKLNCN is encoded by the coding sequence ATGGTGCAAACAATCTTAATTTTGGCAGCAAATCCTCAAGGCACAAAACCGTTGCGTTTGGATGAGGAAGTGCGTGAAATTGATGCTGGATTGCAGCGAGCCAAACAGCGTGAGCAGTTTGTCTTAGAACAGAAGTGGGCAGTGCGACCGAGGGACATCCAGCGGGCTATGCTGGATAACAATCCTTCTATTGTTCATTTTTCTGGGCATGGAACAGGAGATGAAGGTTTAGTATTTGAAGATGAAATAGGTTCGGCAAAGCTGGTCGATGGAGAAGCTTTAGCGGGACTGTTTGAACTGTTTGCAGAGCAAGTTGAGTGTGTTGTTCTGAATGGCTGTTATTCGGAAGTGCAAGCTCTTGCGATCGCACAACAAATTAATTATGTGATTGGCATGAAAAAGGCTATCGGAGATAAAGCAGCAATTGAATTTGCTGTGGGTTTTTACGATGCTTTAGGAGCAGGACGATCTGTTGAGTTTGCCCACAAATTAGGTTGCGCTGCAATTCGGTTGGCAGGTATTCCAGAGCAACTAACCCCGGTTCTCAAGAAGAAGCCAAATATTCAAAAGGCAGTTTCTATTGAAGAACAGCCTCCAATCACGAACGAACCTGCACCTGAAGAACTAAACGACTCCGACAAAGAATTACTTACAGAACTCTTAATACGTAGTAGACGTGCAGAATATTCGGCACGAAAAGCACTTTGTATAAGAATTGGAATTGAATCAAATCAACTTGGATTTTTAAGACAATCCACCGATGCTGACTTTGCCTTAGAGCTAATTGACTATTTGTATACTACCGATGATAAACAAGCTCTTGGGAAAATCTGCTCCGAACTTGAAGTTGTGTTTCAAAGAGGGAAGTACTCGGCTGATTTGAAAAATCTTAAATCCAAACTTAATTGTAACTAG